A genomic stretch from Gopherus flavomarginatus isolate rGopFla2 chromosome 3, rGopFla2.mat.asm, whole genome shotgun sequence includes:
- the CDKN2AIP gene encoding CDKN2A-interacting protein isoform X2 has product MDRRKEAANRLHPLFLAPRAVPARPVQRLEAGGGPGSPVVGLATRVQAGSRCSSGLSRRRGGQAPRGRAANMAEAAASEPLGRSREETAWVETLRGDCEPEHHWRHRREFLLRNAGGSPAGDSGALQRLVSLSMVWANHVFLGCRYPLSVMEKVLEMAEGIKVTDAPAHTTRDELVAKVKKRGISSSNEGVEEPCKKRAVDKSRDCKDVGNDAKLTKTEVSKETESTLPKKEEKDVGKDSEHSLSSSISNQEKSAVPGTGTETKAANYETTTKQNSTAAPASSGTESRMNYHSTMETKHEKKSTLPGAAAAATKSSSPASTPALAATKSSSPASAPAAAATKSGSQASAPAAATKSGSQASAPAAAAATKSGSQASAPPVATKSGSQASAPAATKSGSQASAPAAEATKSGSQASAPAATKSGSQASAPAATKSGSQASAPAAAATKSSSQASAPAVTKSGSQASAPAAAATKSSSQASAPAVTKSGSQASAPAAVATKSSSPASAQAATKSSSQASAPAATKSGSQASTAAATKSGSQASALAAAATKSGSQASALAAAATKSGSQASAPPAAAATKSGSQASAPPAAAATKSGSQASAPPAAAATKSGSQASAPPAAAATKSGSQASAPPAAAATKSGSQASAPPAAAATKSGSQASAPPAAAATKSGSQASALLVASKSSSQTSASAVASKSSSQTSESPAKVSWKPLTSEDAKERQPFFNRLYKSVAWKLVAVGGFSPNVNHAELLNSSIQSVKATLDVTFVPLKELADLPQNKSSHENIVCELRCKSVYLGTGCGKSKENAKAIASREALKLFLKKNVIVKICKRKYKGREIEDLVLLDEESKPSNLPPALRNPQEIL; this is encoded by the exons ATGGACAGACGGAAGGAAGCGGCGAATCGGCTGCATCCGTTGTTCTTGGCTCCGAGAGCGGTCCCCGCGCGCCCGGTGCAGCGGCTCGAGGCGGGAGGGGGTCCGGGCTCGCCGGTGGTCGGGCTCGCGACGCGCGTGCAGGCGGGAAGCCGCTGCAGTAGCGGCCTCAGCCGAAGGCGAGGCGGGCAGGCGCCGCGGGGCCGAGCCGCGAACATGGCGGAGGCCGCGGCTTCGGAGCCGCTGGGCCGGAGCCGGGAGGAGACGGCCTGGGTGGAGACGCTGCGCGGGGACTGCGAGCCCGAGCACCACTGGCGGCACCGCCGCGAGTTCCTGCTGCGCAACGCGGGGGGCTCGCCGGCTGGGGACAGCGGGGCCCTGCAGCGCCTCGTCTCTCTCTCCATGGTGTGGGCCAACCACGTCTTCCTCGGCTGCCG GTACCCGCTGTCAGTGATGGAAAAGGTGCTGGAAATGGCTGAAGGCATCAAAGTGACCGATGCGCCTGCCCACACTACGAGAGATGAACTGGTTGCCAAGGTGAAGAAAAGAGGCATATCAAGTAGCAATG AAGGGGTAGAGGAACCTTGCAAGAAACGAGCTGTTGACAAAAGCAGAGATTGTAAGGATGTTGGAAATGATGCTAAGTTGACAAAGACAGAAGTTTCCAAGGAGACAGAGAGCACGTTgccaaagaaagaggaaaaagatgtGGGAAAAGATTCAGAGCATTCACTGTCATCCTCTATCTCAAACCAAGAAAAGAGTGCAGTGCCAGGAACAGGAACAGAAACAAAAGCAGCTAATTATGAAACAACTACCAAGCAAAATTCAACTGCAGCACCTGCTTCATCTGGAACTGAGTCAAGAATGAATTATCATTCAACTATGGAAACCAAACATGAAAAGAAGAGTACATTGCCCGGTGCTGCAGCAGCGGCTACCAAGAGCAGCTCCCCGGCCAGCACTCCGGCGCTGGCGGCTACCAAGAGCAGCTCCCCGGCCAGTGCTCCAGCGGCAGCAGCTACCAAGAGCggctcccaggccagtgctccGGCGGCAGCTACCAAGAGCGGCTCCCAGGCCAGCGctccggcggcggcggcggctacCAAGAGCGGCTCCCAGGCCAGCGCTCCGCCCGTGGCTACCAAGAGCGGCTCCCAGGCCAGCGCTCCGGCGGCTACCAAGAGCGGCTCCCAG GCCAGCGCTCCGGCGGCAGAGGCTACCAAGAGCggctcccaggccagtgctccagCGGCTACCAAGAGCggctcccaggccagtgctccGGCGGCTACCAAGAGCggctcccaggccagtgctccGGCAGCAGCAGCTACCAAAAGCAGCTCACAGGCCAGTGCTCCAGCGGTTACCAAGAGCggctcccaggccagtgctccGGCGGCAGCGGCTACCAAAAGCAgctcccaggccagtgctccagCGGTTACCAAGAGCGGCTCCCAGGCCAGCGCTCCTGCGGCAGTGGCTACCAAAAGCAGCTCCCCAGCCAGCGCTCAGGCAGCTACCAAGAGCAgctcccaggccagtgctccagCGGCTACCAAGAGCGGCTCCCAGGCCAGCACGGCGGCGGCTACCAAGAGCggctcccaggccagtgctctggcGGCAGCAGCTACCAAGAGCggctcccaggccagtgctctggcGGCGGCGGCTACCAAGAGCGGCTCCCAGGCCAGCGCTCCGCCCGCGGCGGCGGCTACCAAGAGCGGCTCCCAGGCCAGCGCTCCGCCCGCGGCGGCGGCTACCAAGAGCGGCTCCCAGGCCAGCGCTCCGCCCGCGGCGGCGGCTACCAAGAGCGGCTCCCAGGCCAGCGCTCCGCCCGCGGCGGCGGCTACCAAGAGCGGCTCCCAGGCCAGCGCTCCGCCCGCGGCGGCGGCTACCAAGAGCGGCTCCCAGGCCAGCGCTCCGCCCGCGGCGGCGGCTACCAAGAGCGGCTCCCAGGCCAGCGCTCCGCCCGCGGCGGCGGCTACCAAGAGCGGCTCCCAGGCCAGCGCTCTACTGGTGGCTTCCAAAAGCAGTTCCCAGACCAGCGCATCAGCGGTGGCTTCCAAAAGCAGCTCCCAGACTAGTGAAAGTCCTGCTAAAGTGTCATGGAAGCCATTAACAAGTGAAGATGCAAAAGAAAGACAGCCTTTTTTCAATAGACTGTACAAATCTGTGGCTTGGAAGTTGGTTGCTGTTGGAGGTTTTAGTCCCAATGTGAATCATGCAGAACTTCTAAACTCATCCATTCAGTCTGTGAAAGCCACTTTAGATGTAACTTTTGTTCCACTGAAGGAACTTGCAGACTTACCTCAAAATAAAAGCTCTCATGAAAATATAGTTTGTGAACTGAGGTGCAAGTCTGTTTATTTGGGTACTGGCTGTGGAAAAAGTAAGGAAAATGC
- the CDKN2AIP gene encoding CDKN2A-interacting protein isoform X4 gives MDRRKEAANRLHPLFLAPRAVPARPVQRLEAGGGPGSPVVGLATRVQAGSRCSSGLSRRRGGQAPRGRAANMAEAAASEPLGRSREETAWVETLRGDCEPEHHWRHRREFLLRNAGGSPAGDSGALQRLVSLSMVWANHVFLGCRYPLSVMEKVLEMAEGIKVTDAPAHTTRDELVAKVKKRGISSSNEGVEEPCKKRAVDKSRDCKDVGNDAKLTKTEVSKETESTLPKKEEKDVGKDSEHSLSSSISNQEKSAVPGTGTETKAANYETTTKQNSTAAPASSGTESRMNYHSTMETKHEKKSTLPGAAAAATKSSSPASTPALAATKSSSPASAPAAAATKSGSQASAPAAATKSGSQASAPAAAAATKSGSQASAPPVATKSGSQASAPAATKSGSQASAPAATKSSSQASAPAATKSGSQASTAAATKSGSQASALAAAATKSGSQASALAAAATKSGSQASAPPAAAATKSGSQASAPPAAAATKSGSQASAPPAAAATKSGSQASAPPAAAATKSGSQASAPPAAAATKSGSQASAPPAAAATKSGSQASAPPAAAATKSGSQASALLVASKSSSQTSASAVASKSSSQTSESPAKVSWKPLTSEDAKERQPFFNRLYKSVAWKLVAVGGFSPNVNHAELLNSSIQSVKATLDVTFVPLKELADLPQNKSSHENIVCELRCKSVYLGTGCGKSKENAKAIASREALKLFLKKNVIVKICKRKYKGREIEDLVLLDEESKPSNLPPALRNPQEIL, from the exons ATGGACAGACGGAAGGAAGCGGCGAATCGGCTGCATCCGTTGTTCTTGGCTCCGAGAGCGGTCCCCGCGCGCCCGGTGCAGCGGCTCGAGGCGGGAGGGGGTCCGGGCTCGCCGGTGGTCGGGCTCGCGACGCGCGTGCAGGCGGGAAGCCGCTGCAGTAGCGGCCTCAGCCGAAGGCGAGGCGGGCAGGCGCCGCGGGGCCGAGCCGCGAACATGGCGGAGGCCGCGGCTTCGGAGCCGCTGGGCCGGAGCCGGGAGGAGACGGCCTGGGTGGAGACGCTGCGCGGGGACTGCGAGCCCGAGCACCACTGGCGGCACCGCCGCGAGTTCCTGCTGCGCAACGCGGGGGGCTCGCCGGCTGGGGACAGCGGGGCCCTGCAGCGCCTCGTCTCTCTCTCCATGGTGTGGGCCAACCACGTCTTCCTCGGCTGCCG GTACCCGCTGTCAGTGATGGAAAAGGTGCTGGAAATGGCTGAAGGCATCAAAGTGACCGATGCGCCTGCCCACACTACGAGAGATGAACTGGTTGCCAAGGTGAAGAAAAGAGGCATATCAAGTAGCAATG AAGGGGTAGAGGAACCTTGCAAGAAACGAGCTGTTGACAAAAGCAGAGATTGTAAGGATGTTGGAAATGATGCTAAGTTGACAAAGACAGAAGTTTCCAAGGAGACAGAGAGCACGTTgccaaagaaagaggaaaaagatgtGGGAAAAGATTCAGAGCATTCACTGTCATCCTCTATCTCAAACCAAGAAAAGAGTGCAGTGCCAGGAACAGGAACAGAAACAAAAGCAGCTAATTATGAAACAACTACCAAGCAAAATTCAACTGCAGCACCTGCTTCATCTGGAACTGAGTCAAGAATGAATTATCATTCAACTATGGAAACCAAACATGAAAAGAAGAGTACATTGCCCGGTGCTGCAGCAGCGGCTACCAAGAGCAGCTCCCCGGCCAGCACTCCGGCGCTGGCGGCTACCAAGAGCAGCTCCCCGGCCAGTGCTCCAGCGGCAGCAGCTACCAAGAGCggctcccaggccagtgctccGGCGGCAGCTACCAAGAGCGGCTCCCAGGCCAGCGctccggcggcggcggcggctacCAAGAGCGGCTCCCAGGCCAGCGCTCCGCCCGTGGCTACCAAGAGCGGCTCCCAGGCCAGCGCTCCGGCGGCTACCAAGAGCGGCTCCCAGGCCAGCGCTCCG GCAGCTACCAAGAGCAgctcccaggccagtgctccagCGGCTACCAAGAGCGGCTCCCAGGCCAGCACGGCGGCGGCTACCAAGAGCggctcccaggccagtgctctggcGGCAGCAGCTACCAAGAGCggctcccaggccagtgctctggcGGCGGCGGCTACCAAGAGCGGCTCCCAGGCCAGCGCTCCGCCCGCGGCGGCGGCTACCAAGAGCGGCTCCCAGGCCAGCGCTCCGCCCGCGGCGGCGGCTACCAAGAGCGGCTCCCAGGCCAGCGCTCCGCCCGCGGCGGCGGCTACCAAGAGCGGCTCCCAGGCCAGCGCTCCGCCCGCGGCGGCGGCTACCAAGAGCGGCTCCCAGGCCAGCGCTCCGCCCGCGGCGGCGGCTACCAAGAGCGGCTCCCAGGCCAGCGCTCCGCCCGCGGCGGCGGCTACCAAGAGCGGCTCCCAGGCCAGCGCTCCGCCCGCGGCGGCGGCTACCAAGAGCGGCTCCCAGGCCAGCGCTCTACTGGTGGCTTCCAAAAGCAGTTCCCAGACCAGCGCATCAGCGGTGGCTTCCAAAAGCAGCTCCCAGACTAGTGAAAGTCCTGCTAAAGTGTCATGGAAGCCATTAACAAGTGAAGATGCAAAAGAAAGACAGCCTTTTTTCAATAGACTGTACAAATCTGTGGCTTGGAAGTTGGTTGCTGTTGGAGGTTTTAGTCCCAATGTGAATCATGCAGAACTTCTAAACTCATCCATTCAGTCTGTGAAAGCCACTTTAGATGTAACTTTTGTTCCACTGAAGGAACTTGCAGACTTACCTCAAAATAAAAGCTCTCATGAAAATATAGTTTGTGAACTGAGGTGCAAGTCTGTTTATTTGGGTACTGGCTGTGGAAAAAGTAAGGAAAATGC
- the CDKN2AIP gene encoding CDKN2A-interacting protein isoform X3 has translation MDRRKEAANRLHPLFLAPRAVPARPVQRLEAGGGPGSPVVGLATRVQAGSRCSSGLSRRRGGQAPRGRAANMAEAAASEPLGRSREETAWVETLRGDCEPEHHWRHRREFLLRNAGGSPAGDSGALQRLVSLSMVWANHVFLGCRYPLSVMEKVLEMAEGIKVTDAPAHTTRDELVAKVKKRGISSSNEGVEEPCKKRAVDKSRDCKDVGNDAKLTKTEVSKETESTLPKKEEKDVGKDSEHSLSSSISNQEKSAVPGTGTETKAANYETTTKQNSTAAPASSGTESRMNYHSTMETKHEKKSTLPGAAAAATKSSSPASTPALAATKSSSPASAPAAAATKSGSQASAPAAATKSGSQASAPAAAAATKSGSQASAPPVATKSGSQASAPAAEATKSGSQASAPAATKSGSQASAPAATKSGSQASAPAAAATKSSSQASAPAVTKSGSQASAPAAAATKSSSQASAPAVTKSGSQASAPAAVATKSSSPASAQAATKSSSQASAPAATKSGSQASTAAATKSGSQASALAAAATKSGSQASALAAAATKSGSQASAPPAAAATKSGSQASAPPAAAATKSGSQASAPPAAAATKSGSQASAPPAAAATKSGSQASAPPAAAATKSGSQASAPPAAAATKSGSQASAPPAAAATKSGSQASALLVASKSSSQTSASAVASKSSSQTSESPAKVSWKPLTSEDAKERQPFFNRLYKSVAWKLVAVGGFSPNVNHAELLNSSIQSVKATLDVTFVPLKELADLPQNKSSHENIVCELRCKSVYLGTGCGKSKENAKAIASREALKLFLKKNVIVKICKRKYKGREIEDLVLLDEESKPSNLPPALRNPQEIL, from the exons ATGGACAGACGGAAGGAAGCGGCGAATCGGCTGCATCCGTTGTTCTTGGCTCCGAGAGCGGTCCCCGCGCGCCCGGTGCAGCGGCTCGAGGCGGGAGGGGGTCCGGGCTCGCCGGTGGTCGGGCTCGCGACGCGCGTGCAGGCGGGAAGCCGCTGCAGTAGCGGCCTCAGCCGAAGGCGAGGCGGGCAGGCGCCGCGGGGCCGAGCCGCGAACATGGCGGAGGCCGCGGCTTCGGAGCCGCTGGGCCGGAGCCGGGAGGAGACGGCCTGGGTGGAGACGCTGCGCGGGGACTGCGAGCCCGAGCACCACTGGCGGCACCGCCGCGAGTTCCTGCTGCGCAACGCGGGGGGCTCGCCGGCTGGGGACAGCGGGGCCCTGCAGCGCCTCGTCTCTCTCTCCATGGTGTGGGCCAACCACGTCTTCCTCGGCTGCCG GTACCCGCTGTCAGTGATGGAAAAGGTGCTGGAAATGGCTGAAGGCATCAAAGTGACCGATGCGCCTGCCCACACTACGAGAGATGAACTGGTTGCCAAGGTGAAGAAAAGAGGCATATCAAGTAGCAATG AAGGGGTAGAGGAACCTTGCAAGAAACGAGCTGTTGACAAAAGCAGAGATTGTAAGGATGTTGGAAATGATGCTAAGTTGACAAAGACAGAAGTTTCCAAGGAGACAGAGAGCACGTTgccaaagaaagaggaaaaagatgtGGGAAAAGATTCAGAGCATTCACTGTCATCCTCTATCTCAAACCAAGAAAAGAGTGCAGTGCCAGGAACAGGAACAGAAACAAAAGCAGCTAATTATGAAACAACTACCAAGCAAAATTCAACTGCAGCACCTGCTTCATCTGGAACTGAGTCAAGAATGAATTATCATTCAACTATGGAAACCAAACATGAAAAGAAGAGTACATTGCCCGGTGCTGCAGCAGCGGCTACCAAGAGCAGCTCCCCGGCCAGCACTCCGGCGCTGGCGGCTACCAAGAGCAGCTCCCCGGCCAGTGCTCCAGCGGCAGCAGCTACCAAGAGCggctcccaggccagtgctccGGCGGCAGCTACCAAGAGCGGCTCCCAGGCCAGCGctccggcggcggcggcggctacCAAGAGCGGCTCCCAGGCCAGCGCTCCGCCCGTGGCTACCAAGAGCGGCTCCCAG GCCAGCGCTCCGGCGGCAGAGGCTACCAAGAGCggctcccaggccagtgctccagCGGCTACCAAGAGCggctcccaggccagtgctccGGCGGCTACCAAGAGCggctcccaggccagtgctccGGCAGCAGCAGCTACCAAAAGCAGCTCACAGGCCAGTGCTCCAGCGGTTACCAAGAGCggctcccaggccagtgctccGGCGGCAGCGGCTACCAAAAGCAgctcccaggccagtgctccagCGGTTACCAAGAGCGGCTCCCAGGCCAGCGCTCCTGCGGCAGTGGCTACCAAAAGCAGCTCCCCAGCCAGCGCTCAGGCAGCTACCAAGAGCAgctcccaggccagtgctccagCGGCTACCAAGAGCGGCTCCCAGGCCAGCACGGCGGCGGCTACCAAGAGCggctcccaggccagtgctctggcGGCAGCAGCTACCAAGAGCggctcccaggccagtgctctggcGGCGGCGGCTACCAAGAGCGGCTCCCAGGCCAGCGCTCCGCCCGCGGCGGCGGCTACCAAGAGCGGCTCCCAGGCCAGCGCTCCGCCCGCGGCGGCGGCTACCAAGAGCGGCTCCCAGGCCAGCGCTCCGCCCGCGGCGGCGGCTACCAAGAGCGGCTCCCAGGCCAGCGCTCCGCCCGCGGCGGCGGCTACCAAGAGCGGCTCCCAGGCCAGCGCTCCGCCCGCGGCGGCGGCTACCAAGAGCGGCTCCCAGGCCAGCGCTCCGCCCGCGGCGGCGGCTACCAAGAGCGGCTCCCAGGCCAGCGCTCCGCCCGCGGCGGCGGCTACCAAGAGCGGCTCCCAGGCCAGCGCTCTACTGGTGGCTTCCAAAAGCAGTTCCCAGACCAGCGCATCAGCGGTGGCTTCCAAAAGCAGCTCCCAGACTAGTGAAAGTCCTGCTAAAGTGTCATGGAAGCCATTAACAAGTGAAGATGCAAAAGAAAGACAGCCTTTTTTCAATAGACTGTACAAATCTGTGGCTTGGAAGTTGGTTGCTGTTGGAGGTTTTAGTCCCAATGTGAATCATGCAGAACTTCTAAACTCATCCATTCAGTCTGTGAAAGCCACTTTAGATGTAACTTTTGTTCCACTGAAGGAACTTGCAGACTTACCTCAAAATAAAAGCTCTCATGAAAATATAGTTTGTGAACTGAGGTGCAAGTCTGTTTATTTGGGTACTGGCTGTGGAAAAAGTAAGGAAAATGC
- the CDKN2AIP gene encoding CDKN2A-interacting protein isoform X1, which produces MDRRKEAANRLHPLFLAPRAVPARPVQRLEAGGGPGSPVVGLATRVQAGSRCSSGLSRRRGGQAPRGRAANMAEAAASEPLGRSREETAWVETLRGDCEPEHHWRHRREFLLRNAGGSPAGDSGALQRLVSLSMVWANHVFLGCRYPLSVMEKVLEMAEGIKVTDAPAHTTRDELVAKVKKRGISSSNEGVEEPCKKRAVDKSRDCKDVGNDAKLTKTEVSKETESTLPKKEEKDVGKDSEHSLSSSISNQEKSAVPGTGTETKAANYETTTKQNSTAAPASSGTESRMNYHSTMETKHEKKSTLPGAAAAATKSSSPASTPALAATKSSSPASAPAAAATKSGSQASAPAAATKSGSQASAPAAAAATKSGSQASAPPVATKSGSQASAPAATKSGSQASAPVAAATKSSSQASAPAAAATKSSSQASAPAAEATKSGSQASAPAATKSGSQASAPAATKSGSQASAPAAAATKSSSQASAPAVTKSGSQASAPAAAATKSSSQASAPAVTKSGSQASAPAAVATKSSSPASAQAATKSSSQASAPAATKSGSQASTAAATKSGSQASALAAAATKSGSQASALAAAATKSGSQASAPPAAAATKSGSQASAPPAAAATKSGSQASAPPAAAATKSGSQASAPPAAAATKSGSQASAPPAAAATKSGSQASAPPAAAATKSGSQASAPPAAAATKSGSQASALLVASKSSSQTSASAVASKSSSQTSESPAKVSWKPLTSEDAKERQPFFNRLYKSVAWKLVAVGGFSPNVNHAELLNSSIQSVKATLDVTFVPLKELADLPQNKSSHENIVCELRCKSVYLGTGCGKSKENAKAIASREALKLFLKKNVIVKICKRKYKGREIEDLVLLDEESKPSNLPPALRNPQEIL; this is translated from the exons ATGGACAGACGGAAGGAAGCGGCGAATCGGCTGCATCCGTTGTTCTTGGCTCCGAGAGCGGTCCCCGCGCGCCCGGTGCAGCGGCTCGAGGCGGGAGGGGGTCCGGGCTCGCCGGTGGTCGGGCTCGCGACGCGCGTGCAGGCGGGAAGCCGCTGCAGTAGCGGCCTCAGCCGAAGGCGAGGCGGGCAGGCGCCGCGGGGCCGAGCCGCGAACATGGCGGAGGCCGCGGCTTCGGAGCCGCTGGGCCGGAGCCGGGAGGAGACGGCCTGGGTGGAGACGCTGCGCGGGGACTGCGAGCCCGAGCACCACTGGCGGCACCGCCGCGAGTTCCTGCTGCGCAACGCGGGGGGCTCGCCGGCTGGGGACAGCGGGGCCCTGCAGCGCCTCGTCTCTCTCTCCATGGTGTGGGCCAACCACGTCTTCCTCGGCTGCCG GTACCCGCTGTCAGTGATGGAAAAGGTGCTGGAAATGGCTGAAGGCATCAAAGTGACCGATGCGCCTGCCCACACTACGAGAGATGAACTGGTTGCCAAGGTGAAGAAAAGAGGCATATCAAGTAGCAATG AAGGGGTAGAGGAACCTTGCAAGAAACGAGCTGTTGACAAAAGCAGAGATTGTAAGGATGTTGGAAATGATGCTAAGTTGACAAAGACAGAAGTTTCCAAGGAGACAGAGAGCACGTTgccaaagaaagaggaaaaagatgtGGGAAAAGATTCAGAGCATTCACTGTCATCCTCTATCTCAAACCAAGAAAAGAGTGCAGTGCCAGGAACAGGAACAGAAACAAAAGCAGCTAATTATGAAACAACTACCAAGCAAAATTCAACTGCAGCACCTGCTTCATCTGGAACTGAGTCAAGAATGAATTATCATTCAACTATGGAAACCAAACATGAAAAGAAGAGTACATTGCCCGGTGCTGCAGCAGCGGCTACCAAGAGCAGCTCCCCGGCCAGCACTCCGGCGCTGGCGGCTACCAAGAGCAGCTCCCCGGCCAGTGCTCCAGCGGCAGCAGCTACCAAGAGCggctcccaggccagtgctccGGCGGCAGCTACCAAGAGCGGCTCCCAGGCCAGCGctccggcggcggcggcggctacCAAGAGCGGCTCCCAGGCCAGCGCTCCGCCCGTGGCTACCAAGAGCGGCTCCCAGGCCAGCGCTCCGGCGGCTACCAAGAGCGGCTCCCAGGCCAGCGCTCCGGTGGCAGCGGCTACCAAGAGCAGCTCCCAGGCCAGCGCTCCGGCAGCAGCGGCTACCAAAAGCAGCTCCCAGGCCAGCGCTCCGGCGGCAGAGGCTACCAAGAGCggctcccaggccagtgctccagCGGCTACCAAGAGCggctcccaggccagtgctccGGCGGCTACCAAGAGCggctcccaggccagtgctccGGCAGCAGCAGCTACCAAAAGCAGCTCACAGGCCAGTGCTCCAGCGGTTACCAAGAGCggctcccaggccagtgctccGGCGGCAGCGGCTACCAAAAGCAgctcccaggccagtgctccagCGGTTACCAAGAGCGGCTCCCAGGCCAGCGCTCCTGCGGCAGTGGCTACCAAAAGCAGCTCCCCAGCCAGCGCTCAGGCAGCTACCAAGAGCAgctcccaggccagtgctccagCGGCTACCAAGAGCGGCTCCCAGGCCAGCACGGCGGCGGCTACCAAGAGCggctcccaggccagtgctctggcGGCAGCAGCTACCAAGAGCggctcccaggccagtgctctggcGGCGGCGGCTACCAAGAGCGGCTCCCAGGCCAGCGCTCCGCCCGCGGCGGCGGCTACCAAGAGCGGCTCCCAGGCCAGCGCTCCGCCCGCGGCGGCGGCTACCAAGAGCGGCTCCCAGGCCAGCGCTCCGCCCGCGGCGGCGGCTACCAAGAGCGGCTCCCAGGCCAGCGCTCCGCCCGCGGCGGCGGCTACCAAGAGCGGCTCCCAGGCCAGCGCTCCGCCCGCGGCGGCGGCTACCAAGAGCGGCTCCCAGGCCAGCGCTCCGCCCGCGGCGGCGGCTACCAAGAGCGGCTCCCAGGCCAGCGCTCCGCCCGCGGCGGCGGCTACCAAGAGCGGCTCCCAGGCCAGCGCTCTACTGGTGGCTTCCAAAAGCAGTTCCCAGACCAGCGCATCAGCGGTGGCTTCCAAAAGCAGCTCCCAGACTAGTGAAAGTCCTGCTAAAGTGTCATGGAAGCCATTAACAAGTGAAGATGCAAAAGAAAGACAGCCTTTTTTCAATAGACTGTACAAATCTGTGGCTTGGAAGTTGGTTGCTGTTGGAGGTTTTAGTCCCAATGTGAATCATGCAGAACTTCTAAACTCATCCATTCAGTCTGTGAAAGCCACTTTAGATGTAACTTTTGTTCCACTGAAGGAACTTGCAGACTTACCTCAAAATAAAAGCTCTCATGAAAATATAGTTTGTGAACTGAGGTGCAAGTCTGTTTATTTGGGTACTGGCTGTGGAAAAAGTAAGGAAAATGC